AGTTTGGACCACctctacaaatatttttgtagtcaattatatcaataaacctTGATATATCTCTTAAATTTACTGGGATTACAAGTTTAGTGCTCTGTTGATCAATATCAACAGATAATTGgtacacataaaaacaaatttccaaagtatttttaaatactaattgcttttcaatttttaattgaccatcaataaaatttgatttataaaatactatttctcTATTACTTGAATATGTAGTCCATTCTTAAGGTAAGTTAActcttttaaaattgattaaaagagcttcaaatgacaataattcatcattgtccacctaataattaatattgatattttttaaaattaatttaaattatgatttaaacatCTTATTAAAACCAAGTTAGTAATAAAGATATtactttagatatttttatgcatttattggGCGGCTCTCCATCCAAGTCAAATTCATTTAGTAACACATTTTGTGGTTGAATTATTGCTTTAGGTtccttttaaattatgatcataataattaaaaatcagtgATATACACAGTAATTTGTACaccagtatttaatatattaatacaaaagtatatgcaaattattagattattttttttaatttgataatctataactaaaaatttcaggtacctatattttataatatgctgaACTtacattttcttcaaataattcCTAACGGTATGATCTTAAGTCATACAATTTGGCATAATTGTGATCTAATTATAATCTCTTACCTCCccttatagttttgttttttaaattaaaaatagttggaATAGTTCCTTTTTTCAAGCCGCATTTTATTCTACATCCAACATCCTGTAGGTACATTGGTTTTAAACAAAGAGTAAATCTAAGATATAATTGTTACcctagataaataaattaagcatTTAATTCGATACAAACGGCAGCAATATCCTGTGGACCtgaataattagaaattatattttcgggTAAAAAATGATCAGCAAATACAAATTTCATTAATGTTTCATTACAATTTGCATTGCTTATAGATTTTTTCCATTGCGAATATAGTGCTTTCGGTGGagcaaaaaaagaaatgtttgGAGTGCGTTTTGTACTTACACACCCTTCAACCGAACACTTTTttactttcatttttaaattcataagatAAACAAGTTGtttcaatagtttaatttaacattcaaatgtgttaatttaattttaggtatattattatttatatttcatttattttataggatgCTCTTGCAGACTATGAATAACATCGAAAAGTATACCGGTCAAATGCTGATGAAGTATTAAAGGATTACAGACTCCTCACCTTCACATCTGGTACTAGAGCTGCATCATACCCAGCAACACGCATATCATTTGTTGTTTTGCGTAATATGCCTTCAACGCCGCcaaaacacacacacgcaaCAAGTTGTACTCCACGTTTGATTGATGTGCGTTTTCGCCGTACAACTTCTTAACCATCGATATACACATAACTCATCGATGTAAATCCCGAAAAGCAGATTTTATTCACGGTTGTCGCTCTTTTTTCGCCATCACCGTAACTCACACATGCATCAAGTTATGCatcttgttttgttttatgttattcgTTTTCGCCTTTCACCTTCGTCACCACTGTACAAAACTCACGCGTCAGCTTGAGTGCGTTTTTGACGTACGCATTGAATGTTTCCGAAACATACAACAGCGTCAAACTGTGCTTCACGGTGGGCTTGTTTGTGTGCGTTTTCCCGTGCAAAATCGCCACCTTCGATATACTCTTGACTCTTTGTTGTAACTCCCCAAAAAAAAGCTCTTATACGTGGTTTTCGCTCTTTTCGCCGTCGCCGAATTTCACACATGCGTCAAGTTATGTatcttgttttgttttatattattcgttttcACCTTTCACCTTCGTCACCGCTGTACCAAACTCACGCGTCAGCTTGTACTCCCTTATTGATTGTTATGCATTTTCATCCATGCGCTTCATGGCGCCAGACCAAGCACACGCGTCAAGTTGTACTCCACGTTTGATTGATGTGCGTTTTCACCGTGCAACTTCTTAACCATCGATATACTCATAACTCATCGATGTAACTCCCGAAAAGGAGATCATATTCACGGTTGTCGCTCTTTTTTCATCGTCACCGTAACTCACACATGCGTCAAGTTATGTATCtcgttttgttttatgttattcgTTTTCGCCGTTCAACTTCGTCACTGCTGTACCAAACACACGCGTCAAGTTGTACTCCACGTTCGATTAATGTGAGTTTTTGCCGTGCGCATTGAATGTTTCCGAAACATACAACAGCGTCAAACTGTGCTTCACGGTGGGCTTGTTTGTGTGCGTTTTCCCGTGCAAAATCGCCACCTTCGATATACTCTTGACTCTTTGTTGTAACTCCCCAAAAAAAAGCTCTTATTCGCGATTTTCGCTCTTTTCGCCGTCGCCGAATTTCACACATGCGTCAAATTATGTatcttgttttgttttatgttattcgTTTTCGCCTTTCACCTTCGTCACCGCTGTACCAAACTCACGCGTCAGTTTGCACTCCCTTATTGATTGTTATGCATTTTCATCAATGCGCTTCATGGCGCAAGACCAAGCACACGCGTCAAGTTGTACTCCACGTTCGATTGATGTGCGTTTTCACCGTGCAACTTCTTTACCATCGATATACTCATAACTCTTCGATGAAAATCCCGAAAAGGAGATCTTATTCACGGTTGTCGCTTTTCGTTTCAAACCGAAACTCACACATGCGTCAAGTTATGTATCtcgttttgttttatgttattcgTTTTCGCCGTTCACCTTCGTCGCTGCCGAACCAAACTGACTCGTCAAGTTGTACTCCCTATTCGTTTGTTATGAATTTTCTCCGTGCCGCTTCGTTACCGTCGATATACTCATAACTCTTCGAAATAACTCCCGAAAAGATGCTCTAATTAACGGTTGTCGCTCTTTTTTCGCCGCCGCCGAAAATCACATGCGTCAAGTTGTGAATCgcgttttgtttgttttgcgTTTACGCCGTTCGTCTTTGTCGCTGCCGAATCATACATACCAGGCTCTGAAcacttttaaatgttatcaataataagCGGCCATTTTTTCTGgatgaaaacaatattcaaatgttctatgataatattgtttggatgtttatttgttattattctgtATTTCTGTGTCACAGACAAGTAGACAACAAATGTACCTTGTTTCAAACGGGACAGGTAGCAATTTTTCGTCAAGGGTACATGAAATGCGGAACCCTGctgatcatattttaaaaaatcacggTTTTTTAATTCCCAGCCTAAACTGAGAATACCTAGTTAGAGTAAAAATCGTCACCTGGCGCGTTAATACCGAAGGacgttattgttaatttttaacggTCAATCTTTTGGACTCGTGAAAGTCTCGTGTTAtaaccaatatatttattctttgtaTAACTCTGTTGATGTCGGAACTTGGTCACTTTTTCACTTTGTCACTGAATAAATTTGTTCATCATCATGGTTCTTGTATGTttggttaaaaattgtaaaaatgccAAAAGCACtacaaaggaaaaaaattgcaaCCTTTTTAGAATACCCAAAGATTTGGCTCGGTAAGTAATTCATCAAAACTTCACAatggttatattaattaatttttaagaaattgctacttataaaataaattaatttataggtcTTAAGAATGGTTAATTAATTGTGAAAGAGAAGATCTGATTTCAAAATCTGTTGACAACCTTTACAACAATTATAGAGTTTGTATgaaccattttaaaaataacatgttttCAAATCCAGAGAAAACTCGATTATGGATTAGTGCTGTGCCTACTGAgtttggtaatttattttaattttgtttttttttattcattataatctagaatctagatataagttaatttttataaatagttttctaatatttaatttccttaattttagtaatgcAAACAACCACATATACCTCTTCTGGCACTTCACCAATAGTTAATCATACAATGGATTTTAATTCACCATCTACCTGtaagtttatatttgtatttttttttactatttactacacatttataaggtctaattcaaaatttaaaaatctgtttATGCAGCAATGGCAATCAGTACTACAACTTTAGACGAACAAGTTGATAAACCAAGTTCAAAACCAATATCAACACAAATTACAAAGGACCTGATTTTAAACACCCCAAGAAAATCTAAACTTAAAGGTAAATTAAGTGAACTTAATAAAAGATGTACCATCCTAGAAAAAGAGATTGAAactttaacaaaacaaatgaaTGAAACCTACTAAAAcggtaattttttgtaattttaacagatttgtttagattttttgtaatttttaacaggAAAATATAAGGTCGGCTTTTTTTGGAATGTTTTTTAAAGTTCGTTTTTAgatgtttttttaagaaaaaaatttaataaaaaaacacgtcCCCGAATGGAAGAtgctttaaatttagaaaaatttataataatttaactttttaatatttattaagaataataagaaaaatacttGATCAAATCAAAAAGTGTACTGAACGTACCCACTATCTACTGATTTGCAAACAAAATGAATGTTTCACCTCAGCGTccctatttttttgtaaaccaaaaaaaaaaatattttacatttttgatgtCCCTCGACCCTCACTTATTAAAATCAACtagaaataacttttttaagcaCCATTTAACGTTTGCGAATGgcataacagaaaaaaaaaacatttagttaatttttacaaatctgATCAAGGTCTTATTCGTCTTGCACCCAAATTAACTGATGCACACATAAACCCAAGTCCTTTTCAAAATAGGAAAGTGCAGTACGCTAGTCAAACTTTTAGTGCAGGTATGCGGACTTGTATTGAAAGTGGTGTATTATCATCTACTGCTGAAAcaactattatgtttatagattatatggACAAGTTATTTGATATCTTAAATTCGAAACCTAAAGAAGGAAGTAAGGACTTCAATCAACcatttaaaaacactaaatcCCAAAGACAACACTTACTTTACATGTTAGAtgcttttaaatgtatgtaatgtGTCTTGGAAACCAAAATTGTAAATGGTGAATTACTGTCTAATGATCTACCacatagaattaaatttttaaagggATGGCAAATCACTATAAATTCTTTGTTACATTGATGGGATGACATTGATAAACCCCTTAAATAttcactatatacatatagattgAATCAGGATTGTTTAGAAAATCTATTTGGTAGTTTTCGCAATCAAAATGGCAATAATGTGAATCCTACccctattcaatttttatggacatttaaaaaaactttttctttaaactattttaagcaTTCTTATGGGTCTAATTGCTTAgatgatttaaatgaaattttgacaaatattGGTGATTTTCTCCTCAGTTGGGttctgttaaatttttatattcagaAAAACTCCTTTTAAtgggaatattttaaaagttggtACCTACTGTTGTTTATCGAAATTTGTGTATACCAGCTAAAAACGCACTTGCATATGTTTCTggctatttaataaaatagtgtcTTGAAAAACATTCATGTcatgtttgtttaaattacacCAGATATCAGAATCAGTTGGATCAATCGCTTTTATTTACCCATTTCAAAGCATACCAAAATGAACAAATTGAATAAAGTTCCGTTTTGCGCCTAAAGTGACGCATTCGTTATTCCGAACCCCAAATTTACATTTGGCGCAGTCGGTAAAGGAGTAAGGTAAgtgctaattttaataaaaatattttatgtaaattcaaGTAAATTAGCACATATCGGGTTAAAAGAACCTACAATAGGTGTCCTGATCATACCGGTTTCcaaatagttttattcaaattattttatttttatttttattttaaataaaatattaagggcTTATCCAATCCAAGTTGGTAAATTTTGGCAAAATTTGCATAATTTAGCGTAATTCCTACTGAGCTAAACTTAGTTTTGGCTATTTTTAGGTTGGAAAGTACATATCTCTACCAGCGTTAGCCCGAGTTACGTAAGTTCGTATCCATcgtaatttaattagatagataatagcaattaaatttaatctccACAATGGCTAGCAAATGCATTGGTGAGTTAAATATTGTCGATATTAACCGGGAATTATCAAGACGTGGTTATTTAAGATATCAAATAACTTGTccatataatctataaacataatagttgTTTCAGCAGTAGATGATAATACACCACTTTCAATACAAGTCCGCATACCTGCACTAAAAGTTTGACTAGCGTACTGCACTTTCCTATTTTGAAAAGGACTTGGGTTTATGTGTGCATCAGTTAATTTGGGTGCAAGACGATTAAGACCTTGATcagatttgtaaaaattaactaaatgttttctttttttctgttatGCCATTCGAAAACGTTAAATGGtacttaaaaaagttatttctaGTTGATTTTAATAAGTGAGGGacatcaaaaatgtaaaatattttttttttggtttacaaaaaaatagggACGCTGAGGTGAAACATTCATTTTGTTTGCAAATCAGTAGATTGTGGGTACGTTCAGTACACTTTTTGATTTGATCaagtatttttcttattattcttaataaatattaaaaagttaaattattataaatttttctaaatttaacgCATCCCCCATTCGGGgacgtgtttttttattaaatttttttcttaaaaaaacatctaaaaacgaaatttaaaaaacattccaAAAAAAGCCGACCTTATATTTTcctgttaaaaattacaaaaaatctaaacaaatctgttaaaattacaaaaaattaccgTTTTAGTAGGTTTCAttcatttgttttgttaaagtTTCAATCTCTTTTTCTAGGATGGTACATCTTTTATTAAGTTCACTTAATTTACCTTTAAGTTTAGATTTTCTTGGGGTGTTTAAAATCAGGTCCTTTGTAATTTGTGTTGATATTGGTTTTGAACTTGGTTTATCAACTTGTTCGTCTAAAGTTGTAGTACTGATTGCCATTGCTGCATaaacagatttttaaattttgaattagaccttataaatgtagtaaatagtaaaaaaaaatacaaatataaacttaCAGGTAGATGGTGAATTAAAATCCATTGTATGATTAACTATTGGTGAAGTGCCAGAAGAGGTATATGTGGTTGTTTgcattactaaaattaaggaaattaaatattagaaaactatttataaaaattaacttaatatctagattctagattataatgaataaataaaacaacaattaaaattaccaaACTCAGTAGGCACAGCACTAATCCATAATCGAGTTTTCTCTGGATTTGaaaacatgttatttttaaaatggttcATACAAACTCTATAATTGTTGTAAAGGTTGTCAACAGATTTTGAAATCAGATCTTCTCTTTCACAATTAATTAACCATTCTTAAgacctataaattaatttattttataagtagcaatttcttaaaaattaattaatataaccatTGTGAAGTTTTGATGAATTACTTACCGAGCCAAATCTTTGGGTATTCTAAAAAGGttgcaatttttttcctttgtaGTGCTTTTggcatttttacaatttttaaccaaACATACAAGAACCATGATGATGAACAAATTTATTCAGTGACAAAGTGAAAAAGTGACCAAGTTCCGACAGTCAACAGAGTTAtacaaagaataaatatattggttaTAACACGAGACTTTCACGAGTCCAAAAGATTGAccgttaaaaattaacaataacgtCCTTCGGTATTAACGCGCCAGGTGACGATTTTTACTCTAACTAGGTATTCTCAGTTTAGGCTGGGAATTAAAAAAccgtgattttttaaaatatgatcagCAGGGTTCCGCATTTCATGTACCCTTGACGAAAAATTGCTACCTGTCCCGTTTGAAACAAGGTACATTTGTTGTCTACTTGTCTGTGACACAGAAATacagaataataacaaataaacatccaaacaatattatcatagaacattgataatattgttttcatccAGAAAAATGGCCGcttattattgataacatttaaaagtgTTCAGAGCCTGGTATGTATGATTCGGCAGCGACAAAGACGAACGGCGTAAACGCACAACAAACAAAACGCGATTCACAACTTGACGCATGTGGTTTTCGGTGGCGGCGAAAAAAGAGCGACAACCGTAAATAAGAGCATCTTTTCGGGAGTTATTTCGAAGAGTTATGAGTATATCGACGGTAACGAAGCAGCACGGAGAAAATTCATAACAATCGAATAGGGAGTACAACTTGACGCGTGAGTTTGGTTCGGCAGCGACGAAGGTGAACGGCGAAAAcgaataacataaaacaaaacgaGATATAACTTGACGCATGTGTGAGTTTCGGTTTGAAACGAAAAGCGACAACCGTGAATAAGATCTCCTTTTCGGGATTTTCATCGAAGAGTTATGAGTATATCGATGGTAAAGAAGTTGCACGGTGAAAACGCACATCAATCGAACGTGGAGTACAACTTGACGCGTGTGCTTGGTCTGGCGCCATGAAGCGCATGGATGAAAATGCATAACAATCAATAAGGGAGTACAAGCTGACGCGTGAGTTTGGTACAGCGGTGACGAAGGTGAAAGGCGAAAAcgaataacataaaacaaaacaagatACATAACTTGACGCATGTGTGAAATTCGGCGACGGCGAAAAGAGCGAAAACCGCGAATAAGAGCTTTTTTTTGGGGAGTTACAACAAAGAGTCAAGAGTATATCGAAGGTGGCGATTTTGCACGGGAAAACGCACACAAACAAGCCCACCGTGAAGCACAGTTTGACGCTGTTGTATGTTTCGCAAACATTCAATGCGCACGGCAAAAACTCACATTAATCGAACGTGGGGTACAACTTGACGCGTGTGTTTGGTACAGCGGTGAAGAAGGTGATAGGCGAAAAcgaataacataaaacaaaacaagatGCATAACTTGACGCATGTGTGAGTTACGGTGATGGCGAAAAAAGAGCCGTACCCTTAACGAAAAATTGCTACCTGCCCCGTTTGAATCAAGGAACATTTGTTGTCTATTTGTCTGTGACCATAGACACGGATGGCAAATCCATGGCACGCGAAAattgttactattatatattatataatatataatattatacataataaattatactattatagaatataggtaataggtaaaaatatttgagcaTACAGCTTTTAT
The Aphis gossypii isolate Hap1 unplaced genomic scaffold, ASM2018417v2 Contig00786, whole genome shotgun sequence genome window above contains:
- the LOC126555303 gene encoding uncharacterized protein LOC126555303, producing MNHFKNNMFSNPEKTRLWISAVPTEFVMQTTTYTSSGTSPIVNHTMDFNSPSTSMAISTTTLDEQVDKPSSKPISTQITKDLILNTPRKSKLKGKLSELNKRCTILEKEIETLTKQMNETY